From a region of the Oryzias melastigma strain HK-1 linkage group LG4, ASM292280v2, whole genome shotgun sequence genome:
- the atp11b gene encoding probable phospholipid-transporting ATPase IF isoform X3 encodes MLRWIRQQLGVDPPHQSDTRTVYVANRFPQNGHYIPQRFADNRIISSKYTVWNFVPKNLFEQFRRIANFYFLIIFLVQLMIDTPTSPITSGLPLFFVITVTAIKQGYEDWLRHKADNEVNGAPVFVVRSGSLVQTKSKNIRVGDIVRVAKDETFPVDLVLLSSDRADGTCHITTASLDGETNLKTHFSVPETSVCQSVSQLEALQAVVECQQPDADLYRFVGRITVIQHGEEIVRPLGPENLLLRGARLKNTKEIFGVAVYTGMESKMALNYKCKSQKRSAVEKSMNTFLIIYLVILLFEAILSTILKYAWQAEEKWNEPFYNQKTEQERNSSPILKFISDFLAFLVLYNFIIPISLYVTVEMQKFLGSFFIGWDLDLYHEESDQKAQVNTSDLNEELGQVEYVFTDKTGTLTENEMHFRECSIKGTKYREVNGKLLPEGMTDDSPDGSVAHLIGDEVLFLKAVSLCHTVQISYDQPDLPLGASDPFSHVNGFSSNHMEYYASSPDEKALVEATKRIGVAFTGSSGDTMEIKTFGKFEKYKLLHLLEFDANRRRMSVILQTPSGGTVLFTKGAESAILPFATSGEIEKTRLHVDEFALKGLRTLVVACRHFSPEEYMDVDKRLTAARTALQQREEKLQEAFDFIERDLQLLGATAVEDKLQDKVQETIEALRLAGIKVWVLTGDKHETAVSVSLSCGHFHRTMNILELLQQRSDNECAEQLRRLARRIKEDHVIQHGLVVDGASLSLALREHEKLFMEVCKNCSAVLCCRMAPLQKAKVVRLLKTSPEKPITLAIGDGANDVSMIQEAHVGIGIMGKEGRQAVRNSDYAIARFKFLAKLLLVHGHFYYIRIATLVQYFFYKNVCFITPQFLYQFFCLFSQQTLYDSVYLTLYNICFTSLPILVYSLFEQLVHPHALQSKPCLYRDISKNSLLSFRTFLYWTVLGFCHAFIFFFGSYILMGEDTTLMGNGQMFGNWTFGTLVFTVMVITVTLKLALETHFWTWMNHFVTWGSIAFYFIFSLFYGGIIWPFLHTQDMYFVFVQLLSSGSAWFAIIIIVITCLSPDVFKKVLYRHLQPTSTQNSQQSLSAPPAQALSCMESLCCYQQGQSGCSRLASLLDQMTGHCKAGASNCHASSRCNRSWSDTETFYSNDRSILTLSPIEGTRC; translated from the exons ATGCTTCGGTGGATACGACAGCAGCTG GGCGTTGACCCCCCTCATCAGAGTGACACCAGGACAGTTTACGTAGCAAACCGATTTCCCCAGAATGGCCACTACATACCTCAGCGCTTTGCAGATAACAGAATCATCTCatcaaag tACACTGTTTGGAATTTTGTTCCCAAGAACCTGTTTGAGCAATTCAGAAGGATAGCCAACttctattttctaattattttccTTGTGCAG TTAATGATAGATACTCCAACCTCACCAATCACCAGTGGGCTCCCACTCTTCTTTGTGATCACAGTGACAGCTATAAAACAG GGCTACGAGGACTGGTTAAGACACAAGGCAGATAATGAAGTAaacggagctccagtgtttgtggtTCGAAGTGGAAGTCTGGTCCAAACGAAATCTAAAAACATCAGG GTGGGAGACATTGTTCGTGTGGCTAAAGATGAGACTTTCCCAGTTGACCTGGTGCTGTTGTCATCGGATCGTGCAGATGGGACTTGTCACATTACCACAGCCAGCCTCGATGGAGAGACCAACCTCAAG ACTCATTTCTCTGTGCCAGAGACATCCGTGTGTCAGTCAGTGTCCCAACTGGAGGCTTTGCAGGCTGTGGTTGAGTGTCAGCAGCCAGACGCCGACCTCTACAG ATTTGTAGGCCGCATTACTGTGATTCAACATGGGGAAGAAATCGTCAG ACCGTTGGGTCCAGAGAACTTGCTGCTGCGAGGAGCCAGGCTGAAAAATACTAAAGAGATTTTTG GTGTGGCAGTTTACACAGGAATGGAATCCAAGATGGCCCTCAACTATAAGTGCAAGTCCCAGAAACGCTCTGCAGTCGAGAA GTCAATGAATACTTTTCTCATCATCTACCTGGTCATCCTGCTGTTTGAGGCAATCCTCAGTACCATCTTAAAGTATGCTTGGCAGGCTGAGGAGAAATGGAACGAGCCATTCTACAACCAGAAAACTGAACAGGAGCGAAACAGCAGTCCG ATTCTGAAGTTTATATCTGACTTTCTGGCATTTCTGGTCCTCTATAACTTCATCATTCCCATCTCGCTCTACGTCACCGTGGAGATGCAGAAGTTCTTGGGGTCGTTTTTCATTGGCTGGGATTTAGATTTGTACCACGAAGAATCTGATCAGAAAGCTCAAGTCAACACATCCGACCTGAATGAAGAGTTGGGACAG GTAGAGTACGTGTTTACTGACAAAACGGGCACACTAACGGAAAATGAAATGCACTTCcgtgagtgttcaataaaaggaACCAAGTACCGTGAAGTTAATGGCAAACTGTTACCAGAGGGAATGACAGACGACTCACCAGATGGCTCTGTGGCTCACCTG ATTGGTGATGAAGTCCTATTTCTGAAGGCAGTGTCGTTATGCCACACCGTTCAGATCAGCTACGACCAGCCAGACCTCCCGCTTGGAGCATCAGATCCATTCTCTCACGTTAATGGGTTTTCTTCCAATCACATGGAGTACTACGCTTCTTCACCGGATGAGAAGGCTTTAGTTGAGGCAACAAAAAG GATTGGAGTTGCCTTCACTGGCAGCAGTGGAGATACCATGGAAATCAAAACGTTTGGCAAGTTTGAAAA GTATAAACTACTTCATCTGCTGGAGTTTGATGCCAACCGCAGGAGGATGAGTGTCATATTACAGACTCCTTCAG GAGGAACAGTTCTCTTCACCAAGGGTGCCGAGTCAGCCATCTTGCCTTTTGCCACAAGTGgagaaattgaaaaaacaagACTCCATGTTGATGAGTTTGCCCTG AAAGGTTTGCGGACCCTGGTGGTTGCATGTCGGCACTTCAGTCCTGAAGAGTACATGGACGTGGACAAGCGGCTGACAGCTGCTCGCACCGCGCTGCAGCAGAGGGAGGAGAAACTCCAGGAGGCTTTTGACTTCATTGAGAGAGACCTGCAGCTTCTGGGAGCCACAGCAGTGGAAGACAA GCTTCAAGACAAAGTCCAGGAGACAATTGAAGCCTTGCGACTGGCAGGAATCAAAGTTTGGGTGTTGACTGGGGACAAACATGAAACGGCGGTCAGCGTCAGCCTATCCTGCGGCCACTTCCACAGAACCATGAATATCTTGGAGCTTCTGCAACAACGCTCTGACAATGAGTGCGCCGAGCAGCTCCGCAGACTGGCCAGAAG AATAAAAGAGGACCACGTCATTCAGCACGGCTTGGTTGTAGATGGGGCCAGTCTGTCTTTAGCACTGAGGGAACACGAGAAGCTGTTTATGGAAGTGTGCAAGAACTGCTCTGCTGTGCTGTGCTGCCGCATGGCCCCGCTGCAGAAAGCTAAG gtggTGCGACTTTTGAAGACCTCTCCAGAAAAACCCATCACTTTAGCGATTGGGGATGGAGCCAATGATGTCAGTATGATACAAGAAGCCCATGTCGGCATAG gtatcATGGGAAAGGAAGGTCGTCAGGCCGTGAGAAACAGTGACTATGCAATTGCCAGGTTTAAGTTCCTGGCTAAACTACTGCTGGTCCACGGTCACTTCTACTACATTCGAATTGCTACCCTTGTACAGTACTTTTTCTATAAG AATGTGTGTTTTATCACACCGCAGTTTTTATACcagttcttctgtttgttttcacaacaA ACTCTGTATGACAGTGTTTACCTGACACTCTACAACATCTGCTTCACCTCGCTGCCCATCCTGGTGTACAGCCTGTTTGAACAGCTGGTCCATCCACACGCACTGCAGAGTAAACCCTGCCTGTACAG AGATATCAGCAAGAACTCTCTGCTGTCGTTCCGGACGTTCTTGTACTGGACTGTGCTGGGCTTCTGTCATGCCTTCATCTTCTTTTTTGGATCCTACATACTCATGGGAGAAGACACAACTCTTATGGGCAACGGCCAG ATGTTTGGGAACTGGACATTTGGAACACTTGTTTTTACAGTGATGGTGATTACTGTCACATTAAAG CTTGCATTAGAAACTCATTTTTGGACCTGGATGAACCACTTTGTGACATGGGGCTCTATTGCATTCTATTTCATCTTCTCTTTATTCTATGGAGGCATTATCTG gCCGTTCCTGCACACCCAGGATATgtactttgtttttgtgcagcttctgtccagCGGTTCGGCCTGGTTtgccatcatcatcatcgtcatcaCTTGCCTCTCTCCTGACGTGTTTAAAAAGGTCCTCTACAGACATTTGCAGCCCACCAGCACCCAGAATAGCCAG